CACGATCGCCAGATAATAAAGAAAGAAAAATGGACTTTGATCAAACCCCGAATACCACAAGGCTACGTTAATGAAGAAGACAGCAAAGAGGGTCCCGAGAAGAGTCTTATTGCGGCCGGTGAACCGACTGGGAATCAAGAAATAAAAGATGATGTTGTAGATGACCGCAACAATTCCCCATTTGTAGAAGCCGGCAATATTCAGCACCCGGGATCCGGGAAAATGCGCCATGATCAGAATCAATGCGATGGCAATCGCATAAGCGAAGACGAAGACCGTTTCATATCGCCGGTAGATCCCTTGTTTATTGGTCATCAGCGGCTCTCCTCTGTCACCTTTCAGACGACCGTAAGGACATCCTTTTAAATCCTCTATAAGCTACTGCCAAATCTTCACAAGATGTTTACACTGGCGCAGATGAAAACCTGGAGGGGCTGACCGCATATCGGCACAAAATAACCGCCCTGTCTCGGATTCATCCAAATGTATTCAAATGATCCGAAATTGACTTTGGCTGGATTCGTGTCTAAACTGGCGCGACTTTTGGGAGAGACGGCCACGGAGGTGCAGCCGCGCATGGGTCCCCGGATGTTGGAGCTGAAATGCCCGCAATGCGGGCGGGGGTATACAATTTGTCCGCGCCCCGAGGTGTTCCTTCAGATAGTCCAGACACGAAGGTTTCTGATGGAGTGTGAATTCTGCGAGAAGGAATTGGAATTTGGACTGTCTTCCCTTGAGAAGAAACCGGCGTATTTCTGAATCTCGACTATGCCAAACGATCGGAACGTGACCGCTCAGAAGTTTATGGTGGGAATCACCGGCGGGAGGATCGCGCGGAATCTATTGCTTCTCGGAGAAGAAACCTACTTCCACGATCGGGTCCTCGCCTCACTGAAAGCGACCTTGCTGGGTGCTGAAAAAGCCCCGTTCTCCACGTTTACCTTCAATCTGACGGAAACGCGACTGGAGGATGCCCTCGATGCTGCGGCGACGAGCTCGCTCCTGGCTCCCTGCAAGATCATCGTGGTGCGCGAAATCGATCGGCTGCGGGAGAACCAGATCAAGGAAAAGGATGAAGATTCCCTCGAACATTATCTCCAGGATCCCAATCCTCAGACCTACTTCGTCATCTCGGCAGAAAAACTGGACCGCCGAAAACGGGTCACGCAACTCATTCAAAGGCACTCCTTGACCATCGACTGCGCCCCCCTCCCACGGGATGAGGTGTTCCGGTGGATCGTTGAGACGCTGAAACCGGAGGGTGTGACCATCGAGCCCTATGCGGTCCAGGAAGTGATCGATGCGGTTGGAAATAGCCTGACCTTGCTGGAGCAGGAGATCCGAAAACTCCTCAACTTCATCGGTTCCCGTCGTCGCATCACGGTCGATGACGTGGGGATGTTGATGTTTCGCGCCCGGGTCAACAGCGTGTTTGATCTGGTCGACGCCATTAATCGTCGCGACCGAGTGGGCTCCCTGGTGATTCTCAATAACCTTTTTGAAAACGATATCGAAGGCCCGCAGGTTCTTTTCTGGTTGGCCCGACTGTACCGCCAGCTTCTAGTGCTGAAGGACCAGAAACATCGACTTAATGCCTGGGCGGCCGCTGGGCGGTTGCGAGTCCCTCGTGAGTTTGCCGAACGACTCATCCAGCAGGAACGGAAATTCTCCCGCCAGGAAATCATCGAGGGATTCAGCAAATTCGCTTCCCTGGATCGCTCCATCAAGAGTACCTCTGTGGATCCCCGCCTGTGGTGCGAATTCTTTGTGTTTGAACTTATCCCCGACCAGCCCCCGCCGCAGCCTTCATGACCCGCGCGGTTTCGACGGCAAGCAATGGAGACTTTCAGGCCGCAAGGCCCCTGCGCGATGATTTCAAGGCGGAGGCGGGCCCGGAAGGAGTGTTTTCAAAAACACGGCTCCCCTTCCCCCACTCTCATGGGGTTCCGTGTGTCCGGTGGAAGGTATGGTCTGAAAACAGAGGAGATTTGACCCGGGAGGAGTGTGCAGGCTAGCTCATCATGCCGCGGACGGAGCTTTCTGACGAAGTGCGTTGACCCTCTTGGTCAGGCGTGATTTATAGCGATTCGCCGCATTTCGATGAATCACACCCTTGGTCACAGAAGCATCGATCAGTGCGATGGTCGCCTTCAAATTCTTGCTGGCATCGTCCGCTTTACCCGAGGCCAGGGTCTTGCGTAAAGATTTAATCTGTGTCCGCAGCCGGCTCTGGTTGCGACGATTGACCTGTGTTCGACGCAGGGTCTGTCTGACCCTTTTCAAGGCAGATTTGTGAGTTGCCATTTCCCAGCTTTATCCTTTCATTATTCAGCGACTTAGAGATATCGTTCGTTCCACATCCGTTGAGGCTCGATAACCTACAATAGAATTAAACTAAAGTCAAATGAACACATCTTCGAACACATTTTCGTTGACACTCCCAGTGCCGTGGTGTAGCCTCGATTGACGACTGGTTGACGCGCATTTCAACTGAAACCAAGAGAAGCTTTGCGGTCCGCCGACCTTCCAGTTTCAGCGAAGAAGTATGTTGACCAGCGAGGTGCCGCGCGTCTGATTCGATGAAGAAAAGCATTACTATCACGCAAGGACTTCAGTCCTTGTTCGGCACATTCGATCGCAATATTCGCTTCCTCGAAAAGTCCTTCGGCGTTCAAATTCAAACCCTGGATGGCAATCTTGAGATTGTCGGCGACAACGGGGGCGTGGCTGCCGCCGAGGAGATTCTCCGCGGGTACGCCCAGCTCGCCACCGACGGGATTCGTCTTGACAACGGAGAGGTCGAATCCCTGCTCAAGATTGCAGTGGACGATCCGACGCGTTCCCTGCGCGAAATCGCTTCCAGCCTTCGGACCCGCGCCTTTGGAAAAAAGCAAGTAACCCCGAAGAGTTTGAACCAGCGGCTCTACGTGGAAGCGATCGAGGGCCATGACATCGTGTTTGGCGTTGGGCCCGCAGGCACAGGCAAGACGTATCTGGCCGTGGCCTTGGCCCTGGCAGCCCTTCAGAACCACACCGTCAGCCGGATCGTTCTCGCCCGGCCCGCCGTGGAGGCGGGAGAGCGCCTGGGATTTCTGCCCGGGACTCTGCAGGAAAAAGTCGATCCCTACCTCCAGCCCCTCTACGATGCGCTCTACGATCTATCCGAGCGCGACAAGGTGGACCGGCTCCTGGAAAAGAACGTCATCGAAGTGGCGCCGATTGCATTCATGCGCGGCCGCACCTTGAACGAATCATTCGTCATCCTGGATGAGGCCCAGAACACCACCCATGAACAGATGAAGATGTTTCTCACCCGCATCGGGTTTAATTCCAAAGCCGTCATCACCGGTGACATCACTCAGATTGACCTGCCGAGCGGCAAACGATCGGGTTTGGTCGAAGCCATTGACGTGGTTTCCAATATTGCCGGAATCGCCTTCGTCTGGTTTAACGAAAAGGACGTCGTCCGCCACGCCCTGGTCCAGGAAATCATCAAGGCCTATGAAGCCTATAATCTCTCGCGGGCCCTGACCGGGGTGGGGAGTCATGCCCAACCCGGGGAGGGCGCCCACAACGAGTCAGGCGAGCCTTCCGATCATCCGGTTTCCCCGAGACGCATCCATGAGTGATCCCCCGTCCAACCCTGCCGACAAGAAAAGGGACCCGGCAGGGAATGAATTCCCCTTCCCCACAAGCCTCTCGGCCTTGCAGAAGCAATCCCGGGCGCGCTCGCCGTTCCCGGCCCGGATTCTGCAAAGCCTATCCATCCCGATTACTTTGCGGGACGCCATCGTCGCGATGCTGCTGATCGGTCTGGTTGTTCTCTTGCTTGCAAAGATCTCTCTGACTCCTATCCCCCACTATCAGGTTGGGGAACTGGCCACCAGCGATCTTGTGACATCGGATGAGCTGATCATTACCAACCAGGATCTCACCCGCTTGCAGCGGGATGAGGCCGTATCAAAAGTGCCGGTGGTTTTTGATTATGATCCGACCGTATTGAACGCCACGCTCCTCCGTCTTCATGAATTTTTCAGGGAATCTCGTAGGACTCTGGCGGCCTCCAATCCGGAGGCGAACAAGCGGCCGATCCTCGCCCAAGCCTTCGAAGCCGAATTCGGACGGCCGTCGTCCGCGGCCCTGCTCGCCGCCTTATCGGCGCGTCACTATGATGAGGCATTGGAACAGCAATTGAGCGGTGCACTCCAGCAACTCCTGCATGAGAGCGTCTTGAACAACACTGAAATCCTGGAGATGGCCTCCCCCACCACCCGGATCGCCTTGCTCAACATCGACAAGAGCGGTGAGACGATCCTCCCGGGCCTGCCTCCCCACGCTTCTCTCACGCGCTCCCGGCAGTGGCTCCGCGAGCAACTGCTTCAATCGAATCTCTTGCCGCGCGAAGTGAGGGAGGAGTTTTCTGCCGCCGCGGAGAATCTGATTGCCATCAACGGCCTGTACAACGCCCGCGAGACCCTGGCCCGGCAGAGGGCGGCCGTTGAAGAGGTGCGCCCCGTTCAAATTCACATTCCCGGCCGAACCCGACTGTTGCGCTCCGGCCAGGCGGTCACCCCTGACGTCGTCGAGGCCCTTCAGGCGATGCGGGAAATGGAATCGCGCCGGCGCCGACCTGAGTACTTCGCCGGCCTCTACATGGCCGTCGTGCTGTTGTCATTTTTCCTCTGGCATTTCCTCACCCAGCGGCGCAGTGACGGGCTGAGCCCGCAGCGGCAGTTTCTGCTGGTCATGGTGTCCTTTGCGGTTCTGCTCATCCTCACCCGGGTCCTTCTGTTTACGTTCGATGTGATCAATCAGAATTTTGCCCTTCCGCCCTTCAATGATCTCCTTTCGTCAAAGTTCTCCATCCCCTTTGCCGCGGGGGCGATGCTCGTCACGCTGCTGCTGGACGGCGGCGTCGGCATGATTTACGCAGTCGTCTTTTCGATGTTCGTGGGGTACCTGGGACGCTCCCCGCTGCTGGCGATCTACGCCCTGGGCTCCAGTCTCGCGGCGATCTACGCGGTGCGCCAGTACCGTGACCGGAGCGCCGTCCTCAAAGCCAGCGTGATTGTCGGCGCCTCCAATTTTGTGATCGTGGCCGGATTGACGCTGCTCGGAGAACGGCCGAATGGCTGGGAGATGCTGCTCTTTGATTTTGGAAACGCCATGGTGGGGGGATTCTTCGTTGCCGGGCTGGTTTCCCTGCTGTTACCCATATTCGAGAATGCCTTCGATATTTGCACCGACGTCCGCCTGCTGGAACTTTCGAATCTGAATCTGCCCATCTTACGCAAGCTTGCCGCCGAGGCCCCCGGGACATACCACCACAGTATCCTCGTCGGCATTCTCGCCGAGGCGGCGGCTGAAACCATCGGCGCCAATCCTCTTCTGGCCCGAGTGGCCTGCCTTTACCATGACATCGGCAAGATGGGGAAGTCCGCGTACTACATCGAGAACTCCAAGGAGGCGACGCTGCGGCATTCAAAGCTGGCCCCGAACATGTCGAGCCTGGTAATCATTGACCACGTCAAGGAGGGTTTGGCGATCGCCAAACAGCTCCACCTCCCGCGACGTGTGACGGATATCATCCCGCAACATCATGGGACCAGCCTGGTCGCTTATTTTTACCACAAGGCCAAGACGGACCAGGATGCCGACGAAGTCGGAATCTCGGAGGAACAATTCCGATACCCGGGACCTCGTCCGCGATCCAAAGAGGCGGCCCTGATCATGCTGGCCGATTCCATTGAGGCGGCGGCACGGACCGTTGAGAGCCCGAACCCGAAGCGGTTGCAGAATGTAGTGGACCGCATCGTTGATCGATTTTTGAGTGACCATCAACTCGACGAGTCCCAGCTCACTTTGAATGAGATCGCCGTGGCGAAGCAGGCATTCACTCGGACTCTGTCGGGGATTTACCATGAGCGGATCGCCTATCCCGGATTCGACTTCAGCCAGGTGGCTATTGATGATGCTTCGTCGGGGTAGAGGACTCTCGAAGGGGCCCAATAGCCTTTACGGGGTCAGACGGATAGCCGCAACCCGCGTGCCCCGGGATGGAGGCGGAAGGCCCTGCACCGGGCGGCCGGTTTCATGATGTCTTTCCTCTCCCCGAGAACCCCAAACTCCAATCTATGAGATAATGTGGCGGCAGGTTCTGGGTTCCGCCACTAAAGACGGATCATGCCTCTTTTTAACCGACAAAGACGCGTTCGAATTGATGTGCGGCCTTTCGATCCATTCTTAGAACGGCTTGCGGAGGCCCTCGGACATCAGGAAACCGAATTCATGATTACTCTGGTCAGCGATCGTGCGATGCAGGAGCTCAATCGACGCTTTCGAGGAACGGATCGGCCGACCGATGTGCTTTCATTCCCCGCGGAGGAGGACAGCCGTCTCTGGAAGCACCTTCCCGGAGAAGAGACCCCCGGACTCGGAGAGATCATCATTTCGGCGGAGACGGCCCGGCGCCAGGCCGATGAAGAAGGACATTCCCTTCAGGAAGAGATCAAGTTACTCATCATCCATGGCGCCCTCCACCTGAAGGGATTCGACCATGAATCGGATGGCGGAGTGATGAACCGAAAAGAATATGCGCTCCGGGCGCGACTCCTATGAATGTCTTGCAGATTATTCTGTTTCTCCTCGTGTTGATGCTGTGGTCTCTGATCGCCGTGATGGAGGTGGCACTGGCCTCTTTCGGGAAGATCAGCGCCCGGCTCCTGGCCGAAGAGGAAAAGAACCCCCGCACGGCCTTCCTTCTGCAATTGGTTGAACAACGCGAGCAGCGGCGAATAGCGCTTTCCATGGGATCGCAGACCTGCCTGGTGCTCATTGTGTACCTGCTCGCCTCGCTCTATTTTACCCACCAACGCCTCTTCCACCTGGCCTTCCTGGAGACCTTTGGCACGCTGGTTTTTTTAATCGCAATTTTCCACCAGTTCCTCCCCCGACTCGTCGCCACGCGGCATCCCGACCGGGTCCTGTTGAGGCTCTTCCCTCTCCTCCAGGGCTTCTTCGCGCTTACCCTTCCCATCTCGGAGCTTCTCCTGAAGACCCTGAGCGTGTTTGAAGAACCCGAGATGCCCGGCGAAAAACCGACCGAAGCTGCCAACCCCGGGGAGATTCAAGCACTGCTGGATGTCGGCGAGGAAGAAGGGATCATCGAAGAATCGGATGGCGCGCTCATCCAATCCGTCGTGGAGTTTGGCGATAAGCTGGCAAAGGATTGTATGACGCCTCGGACCGAGATTGTAGCCATTGAGGATACCGCCACCCTCGAGCAGGTTCAGGAACTCATGGTCGCCCGGAAACACTCCCGCATCCCGGTTTATCACGAGAACATCGACAACATTTGGGGGATCGTTTTTGTCCGGGACCTGCTTGTGGAGCTGGAAAAGGGAGATTCACATCGCCTCGTGAAATCCGTCGTGCGCCCCGTCCTCTTTGTGCCCGAGACCAAACCGGTGGCCGATCTTCTGAAGGAGCTGCAGAACGAAACGGTCAAAATGGTGATTGTCATAGATGAGTTTGGCGGCGTGGCCGGATTGGTCACCGTTGAAGACCTCGTTGAAGAGATCGTGGGCGAGATTCATGACGAGGACGAAGACCGGACGGAAGCCTATGTTCGAATCACCGACGACAAATATATTTTTTCCGGGAACCTCTCGATCGGACGAGTGGAAGAGTTGCTCAGCATGGAGATCAGTGACGAGGACTACTCCACCATCGCCGGCTTTGTGATCTCGAAGCTTGGCCGCGTTCCTCAGGCCGGCGAGCGCCTTGATCTGGACGGGCTGCACGTCGAAATCCTCGATTCCACCTCGAAACAAATCCAGAAACTGCGCGTTGAAAAGAGACAGCAACAGACCGCATCCGAGTAACTCTCTATGGCAAAGTCGGGATTTGTGGCCATCGTTGGAAGACCTAATGCGGGCAAATCAACCCTGTTGAACCGCCTGGTCGGAGAAAAGGTGGCCATCGTTTCCGCAGTCCCGCAGACGACCCGCAACCAGATCCGCGGGATCGTCAACGGTCCCGAGGGTCAGATCGTCTTCATTGATACCCCCGGCATCCACCGCCCCCTTCATCGATTGAATCAACGCATGATGAAGATGGTCCATGCAGCGCTGGAAGGCCTCGATCTGGTGCTGCTGATCGTCGATGCCACGTTGCCCTTCGGCAAGGGGGATCGCTTCGTCTTGAACCTGCTGCAGGAGAAGGGCCTGCCTTCATTCCTTCTGCTGAACAAGATCGACCGGATTGAGAAGACGGACCTCCTCCCCTTGATCACCCGGTACGCCCATGAATTGAGCTGGATCGAAGTCATTCCCGTCAGCGCCCAGAGCGGCGAGAATGTGGACCTCCTTCTGAAACGCATCTTTGCGGCCTTGAAAGAGGGTCCGTCCTATTTTACCCAGGACGAGTACACCGACCAACCCGAACGAATCCTCGCCGCCGAGTTCATACGGGAGAAGATCCTGCATCACACGAGAGAAGAGGTTCCGCATTCGGTGGCCGTCGTCCTTGAGAAATTCGAGGAGGGTGAGCGATTGGTGCGGATTTATGCCTCCATCATCGTGGAACGCGATTCCCAGAAGGGGATCTTGATCGGCCAGAAAGGAAGAATGCTCAAGCAGATCGGTACCGATGCGCGGTGGGAGCTGGAGCGCCTTTTGAATACCAAGGTCTACCTGG
This genomic window from Terriglobia bacterium contains:
- a CDS encoding PhoH family protein, encoding MKKSITITQGLQSLFGTFDRNIRFLEKSFGVQIQTLDGNLEIVGDNGGVAAAEEILRGYAQLATDGIRLDNGEVESLLKIAVDDPTRSLREIASSLRTRAFGKKQVTPKSLNQRLYVEAIEGHDIVFGVGPAGTGKTYLAVALALAALQNHTVSRIVLARPAVEAGERLGFLPGTLQEKVDPYLQPLYDALYDLSERDKVDRLLEKNVIEVAPIAFMRGRTLNESFVILDEAQNTTHEQMKMFLTRIGFNSKAVITGDITQIDLPSGKRSGLVEAIDVVSNIAGIAFVWFNEKDVVRHALVQEIIKAYEAYNLSRALTGVGSHAQPGEGAHNESGEPSDHPVSPRRIHE
- the rpsT gene encoding 30S ribosomal protein S20, yielding MATHKSALKRVRQTLRRTQVNRRNQSRLRTQIKSLRKTLASGKADDASKNLKATIALIDASVTKGVIHRNAANRYKSRLTKRVNALRQKAPSAA
- the era gene encoding GTPase Era, yielding MAKSGFVAIVGRPNAGKSTLLNRLVGEKVAIVSAVPQTTRNQIRGIVNGPEGQIVFIDTPGIHRPLHRLNQRMMKMVHAALEGLDLVLLIVDATLPFGKGDRFVLNLLQEKGLPSFLLLNKIDRIEKTDLLPLITRYAHELSWIEVIPVSAQSGENVDLLLKRIFAALKEGPSYFTQDEYTDQPERILAAEFIREKILHHTREEVPHSVAVVLEKFEEGERLVRIYASIIVERDSQKGILIGQKGRMLKQIGTDARWELERLLNTKVYLELFVKVRPHWRDNEAILDEIGITRIRS
- the holA gene encoding DNA polymerase III subunit delta, with product MPNDRNVTAQKFMVGITGGRIARNLLLLGEETYFHDRVLASLKATLLGAEKAPFSTFTFNLTETRLEDALDAAATSSLLAPCKIIVVREIDRLRENQIKEKDEDSLEHYLQDPNPQTYFVISAEKLDRRKRVTQLIQRHSLTIDCAPLPRDEVFRWIVETLKPEGVTIEPYAVQEVIDAVGNSLTLLEQEIRKLLNFIGSRRRITVDDVGMLMFRARVNSVFDLVDAINRRDRVGSLVILNNLFENDIEGPQVLFWLARLYRQLLVLKDQKHRLNAWAAAGRLRVPREFAERLIQQERKFSRQEIIEGFSKFASLDRSIKSTSVDPRLWCEFFVFELIPDQPPPQPS
- the ybeY gene encoding rRNA maturation RNase YbeY; translation: MPLFNRQRRVRIDVRPFDPFLERLAEALGHQETEFMITLVSDRAMQELNRRFRGTDRPTDVLSFPAEEDSRLWKHLPGEETPGLGEIIISAETARRQADEEGHSLQEEIKLLIIHGALHLKGFDHESDGGVMNRKEYALRARLL
- a CDS encoding HDIG domain-containing protein; protein product: MSDPPSNPADKKRDPAGNEFPFPTSLSALQKQSRARSPFPARILQSLSIPITLRDAIVAMLLIGLVVLLLAKISLTPIPHYQVGELATSDLVTSDELIITNQDLTRLQRDEAVSKVPVVFDYDPTVLNATLLRLHEFFRESRRTLAASNPEANKRPILAQAFEAEFGRPSSAALLAALSARHYDEALEQQLSGALQQLLHESVLNNTEILEMASPTTRIALLNIDKSGETILPGLPPHASLTRSRQWLREQLLQSNLLPREVREEFSAAAENLIAINGLYNARETLARQRAAVEEVRPVQIHIPGRTRLLRSGQAVTPDVVEALQAMREMESRRRRPEYFAGLYMAVVLLSFFLWHFLTQRRSDGLSPQRQFLLVMVSFAVLLILTRVLLFTFDVINQNFALPPFNDLLSSKFSIPFAAGAMLVTLLLDGGVGMIYAVVFSMFVGYLGRSPLLAIYALGSSLAAIYAVRQYRDRSAVLKASVIVGASNFVIVAGLTLLGERPNGWEMLLFDFGNAMVGGFFVAGLVSLLLPIFENAFDICTDVRLLELSNLNLPILRKLAAEAPGTYHHSILVGILAEAAAETIGANPLLARVACLYHDIGKMGKSAYYIENSKEATLRHSKLAPNMSSLVIIDHVKEGLAIAKQLHLPRRVTDIIPQHHGTSLVAYFYHKAKTDQDADEVGISEEQFRYPGPRPRSKEAALIMLADSIEAAARTVESPNPKRLQNVVDRIVDRFLSDHQLDESQLTLNEIAVAKQAFTRTLSGIYHERIAYPGFDFSQVAIDDASSG
- a CDS encoding hemolysin family protein, whose translation is MNVLQIILFLLVLMLWSLIAVMEVALASFGKISARLLAEEEKNPRTAFLLQLVEQREQRRIALSMGSQTCLVLIVYLLASLYFTHQRLFHLAFLETFGTLVFLIAIFHQFLPRLVATRHPDRVLLRLFPLLQGFFALTLPISELLLKTLSVFEEPEMPGEKPTEAANPGEIQALLDVGEEEGIIEESDGALIQSVVEFGDKLAKDCMTPRTEIVAIEDTATLEQVQELMVARKHSRIPVYHENIDNIWGIVFVRDLLVELEKGDSHRLVKSVVRPVLFVPETKPVADLLKELQNETVKMVIVIDEFGGVAGLVTVEDLVEEIVGEIHDEDEDRTEAYVRITDDKYIFSGNLSIGRVEELLSMEISDEDYSTIAGFVISKLGRVPQAGERLDLDGLHVEILDSTSKQIQKLRVEKRQQQTASE